The Thermoanaerobaculia bacterium genomic interval GTCTCCCCAGTGATGGTAGACGTGCACGAGATACGGTCTCACGAAACCGGCCCGGCCGTCGAAGCTGAAGCCTCGGTCGGCATCGAAGTGGAGGCCGGGCTTGTGGTAGTCGGCGAGGAAATTGAACTCCTTCGGCAGCGTGGCCTGATCTTCGAGGCCGTGTTTCCAGGCGGCCGCGATCAGCGTCCCCTGATCGCGCGTCTTCCAGCGCGGCAGCTCGAAGCTCGCGAGCGTGAGCTCGTGCCAGCTGTCGAGGAACGGGGCCGCCGGGGAATCGGCGCCGGCTTCGAAGAGAAAGACGCCGCCGTTCCAGTGCTGCCAGTCGGGCTCGGTAATGACGACGCCGAAATCCTCGGCGATCGCTTCGCGCAGGTGGTCGCAGGGGCCGTGGAAGACCCGCTCGCCCTCGCCGTCGACCCACTCGCCGCGCGCCTCGTCGAAGCGGAATTCGCTCTGTGCGGCGACGTAGAACGGGACGTCGGTGAGGAGCAGGCGCCCGGCCTCGTCGTAGCCGCGCCGTTCGTCGAGGCGCCAGTCGAAGCCCGTCTCGCGCCGGATGTACTCCGGCAGCGTTCCCAGCGCGTCGTCGATGACCGCGCGCGCCGCCTGCGCGGCGTCCGCGCCGCGCCAGAGCCGACGGGCCAGGCGCGCACCGTAACGCGGCCAGACGAAGGCGAGCAGAGCCGCCTTGCGCCGCCAGGGATGGCCGGCCGTGCGCTCGAGGAGGCGTACGACCGCATCGCGCCGCTCCACGAGCTCCGGCTCCACTGCGACATAGCGCCCGGAATAGGCCGCGAGCTTCGCCTCCAGCCGGCGCCGCTTCTCCGCGAGCTCCGGCGGACAGGCGTCGAGCGGTTCGATCAGGGCGTTGAGCGCCTCCGCCTGGGCGAGGCGGCGCACCGACAGGCAGCCGCACTCGACCGCCCACGGGCTGAAGTAGCGCATCCGGCAGTGATCGGTGGCGAAGGTGACTGGACCGCAGCGGTACATGAAGACCTGGTCGACACCCGGGCGCGCCGCGAGAACGTCGGTGTCGAGGTAGCAATAGGAGTGGCGCGGTTCGAGGATGCGGTGCAACGAGGTCTTGAGCCAGATCGCCGCCTGGGCGTCGGAGAGCGCCGCGGGCGTCGGGCAGTCGATCACCCGGTCGTGGTCGATCGGCAGGGCATTGCGTCGCGCATCGGTCACCACGAAGATCGGACTCTCGGCGAATCGCCGCAGGTGGCGGAGCGCGACATGCAGCGACTCGATCTGCTCCGCCGCGCCGCAGACCACGAAGACGAAGCGCTCTTCGCGGCTCACGTCAGCCACTCCCGGTACCAGAGCTCGAGCACCGCCACCTTCCAGAGGCGCCAATGGTCGGCGGCCGCGAGGAGAGCGGCGACCGCCGGCGCCTGGAGAACGCCGTCGCGCACCAGCCGCGAATCGCCGAGCAGCCCGGTGTACCAGGCGATGTTCTGGTAGTAGGCGTCCGGACCGACGAAGCCCTGCTTCCGGCGCTGCAGAATGGCCTCGGGGAGCCCCCCGAGGTTGGCGCGCAGCAGCGGCTTCTGCTCCCCGGGGCGGAAGTAGACCTCCGGGTCGAAACCGAACAGCAGCTCGACCAGCCCGGGATCGAGGAACGGCACCCGCACTTCGAGCGAGTTGGCCATGCTGGCGCGATCGACCTTGGTGAGCACCAGCTCCCCCATGAAGGCCCGGATGTCCAGCCACTGCAGACGCTGCAGCGGTGCGAGCTCGGGTCGCACCAGGCTGCGGTAGAACCACCAGGGATCGTCCGGCAGGTGGGCGTGGAGATCGGGGTGGAGGAGGCCTGCGAGACCGGCGCGGTCGAAACTGCCCATCGCCATCGCGCCGGCATAGAAGGCGACCAGGTCGTCGGCCGCCGGGTCGCCCGCTGCGCGGGCCGCCATGAAGTCGCGCTGCCAGGTGTAGCCGCAGAAGAACTCGTCGGCGCCCTCGCCCGAGAGCACCGCCTTGACGCTGCGCGCGGCGAGGTGGGAGACCGCGAAGGTGGGCACGATCGAGATGTCGGCGAGCGGCTCGTCGTAGGTCCACGCGAGACGGCGGACGAGCGCCAGGCTCTCCGGGCCGAGGATCCAGCTGCGATGCTCGAGGCCGAACCCGGCCGCCACCCGCTCGGCGTAGCGGTGCTCGCTCTCCGGCCAGTCGTCGAAGCCGATCGCGAAGCTCGGCCCGTCGGCGCCCAGGCGATGGCGATAGAGGGCGAGCGCCGAGGAGTCGTAGCCGCCGGAGAGGAACGAGCCGACGGTGACGTCGCTCAGCAGATGCCCGCCGACCGCTGCGGCGAGCCGTTCGTCGACGGCCGCCGCCGCGTCGGCGGCCGGCACCCGGCGCTCGCCGGGAGGCAGCGTCCAGTACTCCTGGACGCGCGCCTCGCCGCGCCGGTCGAGTCGCAGCCAGCAGGCCGGCGGCAGCTTCGCCATAC includes:
- the asnB gene encoding asparagine synthase (glutamine-hydrolyzing), which gives rise to MCGIVGQVEHRGIVDPAGLAAMRDALEHRGPDDAGSWLSADGRAGLGHRRLAIVDLTPAGHQPMPSEDERLWLTLNGEIYNHRELRGQLEARGHRFRSSCDAEVVLHGYEEWGIDVLQRLDGMFAFALWDDSTGELLLARDRFGIKPLYYFSDSERMLFASEAKGLLAHPAVRREVDWSALCDFLVYRYVPSPKCIWKGMAKLPPACWLRLDRRGEARVQEYWTLPPGERRVPAADAAAAVDERLAAAVGGHLLSDVTVGSFLSGGYDSSALALYRHRLGADGPSFAIGFDDWPESEHRYAERVAAGFGLEHRSWILGPESLALVRRLAWTYDEPLADISIVPTFAVSHLAARSVKAVLSGEGADEFFCGYTWQRDFMAARAAGDPAADDLVAFYAGAMAMGSFDRAGLAGLLHPDLHAHLPDDPWWFYRSLVRPELAPLQRLQWLDIRAFMGELVLTKVDRASMANSLEVRVPFLDPGLVELLFGFDPEVYFRPGEQKPLLRANLGGLPEAILQRRKQGFVGPDAYYQNIAWYTGLLGDSRLVRDGVLQAPAVAALLAAADHWRLWKVAVLELWYREWLT